In Tachysurus fulvidraco isolate hzauxx_2018 chromosome 11, HZAU_PFXX_2.0, whole genome shotgun sequence, one DNA window encodes the following:
- the ckmb gene encoding creatine kinase, muscle b gives MTKNCNNDYKMKFPMEEEYPDLSLHNNHMSKVLTKDIYSKLRGKSTPSGFTLDDCIQTGVDNPGHPFIMTVGCVAGDEESYEVFKELFDPVISDRHGGYKPTDKHHTDLNWENLKGGDDLDPNYVLSSRVRTGRSIKGFTLPPHNSRGERRGVEKLSIEALTSLDGEFKGKYYPLKDMSDKEQEQLIADHFLFDKPVSPLLLAAGMARDWPDARGIWHNDNKTFLIWVNEEDHLRVISMQKGGNMKEVFKRFCTGLQKIEEIFKKHNHGFMWNEHLGFILTCPSNLGTGLRGGVHVKLPKLSTHAKFEEILTRLRLQKRGTGGVDTASVGGVFDISNADRLGSSEVQQVQLVVDGVKLMVEMEKKLEKGESIDDMIPAQK, from the exons ATGACTAAGAACTGCAACAATGACTATAAGATGAAGTTTCCTATGGAGGAGGAGTACCCTGACCTCTCCCTGCACAACAACCATATGTCCAAGGTACTGACCAAGGACATTTATTCCAAGCTGAGAGGAAAATCTACCCCAAGTGGCTTCACTCTTGATGACTGCATCCAGACTGGTGTGGACAACCCTG GTCATCCTTTTATTATGACTGTTGGTTGTGTTGCTGGTGATGAGGAGTCCTATGAGGTCTTCAAGGAGCTCTTTGACCCTGTCATTTCCGACCGTCATGGTGGCTACAAGCCCACTGACAAGCACCATACTGATCTGAACTGGGAGAACCTGAAG GGTGGCGATGATCTTGACCCCAACTATGTTCTGAGCAGCCGTGTACGTACTGGCCGCAGCATCAAGGGATTCACACTGCCCCCCCACAACAGCCGTGGTGAGCGTAGGGGTGTGGAGAAGCTGTCCATTGAGG CTTTGACCAGCCTGGATGGTGAGTTCAAGGGCAAGTACTACCCCCTGAAGGACATGAGTGATAAAGAGCAGGAACAGCTGATCGCtgaccacttcctgtttgaCAAACCTGTCTCCCCACTGCTTCTGGCTGCCGGTATGGCTCGTGACTGGCCTGATGCAAGAGGCATCTGGCACAATGACAACAAGACCTTTCTGATCTGGGTGAATGAAGAGGACCATCTGCGTGTCATTTCCATGCAGAAGGGTGGCAACATGAAGGAGGTCTTCAAGAGGTTCTGCACTGGTCTGCAGAAG ATTGAGGAGATCTTCAAGAAGCACAACCACGGATTCATGTGGAATGAGCATCTTGGTTTCATCCTGACCTGCCCCTCTAACCTGGGTACTGGACTACGTGGTGGAGTGCACGTTAAGCTGCCCAAGCTCAGCACACATGCCAAATTTGAGGAGATCCTGACCAGACTCCGTCTGCAGAAGCGTGGCACAG GTGGTGTGGATACTGCTTCCGTTGGTGGTGTGTTCGACATCTCCAATGCTGACCGTCTGGGTTCATCTGAAGTGCAACAGGTACAGCTGGTGGTTGATGGTGTGAAGCTTATGGTTGAGATGGAGAAAAAGCTGGAGAAGGGAGAGTCCATCGATGACATGATCCCTGCCCAGAAGTAA